The following are encoded together in the Desulfococcus multivorans genome:
- the scpA gene encoding methylmalonyl-CoA mutase — MSEHPNKKKWEEIASKQMKGKSPDTLDWMTPEGIKVKALYTAEDIEGLECVNTLPGLAPYVRGPMATMYAGRPWTIRQYAGFSTAKESNAFYRRALAAGQKGLSVAFDLATHRGYDSDHPRVSGDIGKAGVAIDSVEDMKILFDGIPLDQMSVSMTMNGAVIPILAGYIVAAEEQGVKHEQLTGTIQNDILKEYLTRNTYIYPPEPSMRIISDIMAFCSREMPKYNTISISGYHIMEAGANSVLQTAFTLADGVEYVRAAIKSGMDVDTFAPRLSFFFGIGMNFFMDIAMLRAARFLWHRLMSQFNPKNAKSSMLRTHCQTSGWSLTEQDPYNNIIRTTLEALSAVLGGTQSLHTNSFDEAIGLPTDFSARIARNTQIVIQDESQICHVIDPLGGSYYVEALTDSIVKEAQKIIDEIEELGGMAKAIESGMPKMRIEESAARKQARIDQGLDVIVGVNKYKLPDEKIDFEVREVPASVRDEQVARINEIKATRDKAAVEKALADLTRAAESGGNLLEAALPAVRARATVGEISDAMEKVFGRFVATTRCISGAYASEYTRNADVIEGLRKRTEAFLEKQGRRPRMLVTKMGQDGHDRGIKVVASAYADLGFDVDISPMFQTPEEAAKMAIENDVHVVGASSLAAGHKALVPALIEELKKAGGEEIMVIAGGVIPPGDYDFLYNAGVKAVFGPGTPITDSANKVLTMLEEKYMK; from the coding sequence ATGTCAGAACATCCGAACAAAAAGAAATGGGAAGAAATCGCCAGTAAGCAGATGAAGGGCAAATCCCCCGACACCCTCGACTGGATGACCCCCGAAGGCATCAAGGTCAAGGCCCTCTACACCGCCGAGGATATCGAAGGGCTGGAGTGCGTCAACACCCTGCCGGGCCTGGCCCCTTACGTCCGGGGTCCCATGGCCACCATGTACGCCGGCCGCCCTTGGACCATCCGCCAGTACGCCGGCTTCTCCACGGCCAAGGAGTCCAACGCCTTCTACCGCAGGGCCCTGGCCGCCGGCCAGAAGGGCCTCTCCGTCGCCTTCGACCTGGCCACCCACCGGGGCTATGACTCGGACCACCCCCGGGTCTCCGGCGACATCGGCAAGGCCGGGGTCGCCATCGACTCCGTCGAGGACATGAAGATCCTCTTCGACGGCATCCCCCTCGACCAGATGTCCGTCTCCATGACCATGAACGGCGCGGTCATCCCCATCCTGGCCGGGTACATCGTCGCGGCCGAGGAGCAGGGGGTCAAGCACGAGCAGCTCACGGGAACGATCCAGAACGACATTCTCAAGGAGTACCTGACCCGGAACACCTACATCTACCCGCCCGAGCCCTCCATGCGGATCATCTCCGACATCATGGCCTTCTGCTCCAGGGAGATGCCCAAGTACAACACCATCAGCATCAGCGGATACCACATCATGGAGGCCGGCGCCAACAGCGTCCTCCAGACCGCCTTCACCCTGGCCGACGGCGTCGAGTACGTCCGGGCGGCCATCAAGAGCGGCATGGACGTGGACACCTTCGCCCCGCGCCTCTCCTTCTTCTTCGGCATCGGCATGAACTTCTTCATGGACATCGCCATGCTGCGGGCGGCCCGGTTCCTGTGGCACCGGCTCATGAGCCAGTTCAACCCGAAGAACGCCAAGTCCTCCATGCTGCGAACCCACTGCCAGACCTCGGGCTGGAGCCTCACGGAGCAGGATCCCTACAACAACATCATCCGGACCACGCTGGAGGCCCTGTCGGCGGTCCTGGGCGGGACCCAGTCCCTCCACACCAACTCCTTTGACGAGGCCATCGGGCTGCCCACCGACTTCTCGGCCCGCATCGCCCGAAACACCCAGATCGTCATCCAGGACGAATCCCAGATCTGCCACGTCATCGACCCCCTGGGCGGCTCCTACTATGTCGAGGCCCTCACCGACAGCATCGTGAAGGAAGCCCAGAAGATCATCGACGAGATCGAGGAACTGGGCGGCATGGCCAAGGCCATCGAGTCGGGCATGCCCAAGATGCGCATCGAGGAATCGGCGGCCCGCAAGCAGGCCCGCATCGACCAGGGCCTCGACGTCATCGTGGGCGTCAATAAATACAAGCTCCCCGACGAGAAGATCGACTTCGAGGTCCGTGAGGTTCCGGCCTCCGTGCGCGACGAGCAGGTGGCCCGCATCAACGAGATCAAGGCCACCCGCGACAAGGCCGCCGTGGAGAAGGCCCTGGCCGACCTGACCCGGGCGGCTGAAAGCGGCGGAAACCTCCTGGAGGCGGCCCTGCCGGCGGTCCGTGCCCGGGCCACCGTGGGCGAGATCTCCGACGCCATGGAAAAGGTCTTCGGCCGGTTTGTCGCCACCACCCGCTGCATCTCGGGGGCCTATGCCTCTGAGTACACCCGGAACGCCGACGTCATCGAGGGTCTTCGCAAACGGACCGAGGCCTTCCTCGAAAAGCAGGGCCGCCGTCCCCGGATGCTCGTCACCAAGATGGGCCAGGACGGCCACGACCGCGGCATCAAGGTGGTGGCCAGCGCCTATGCCGACCTCGGCTTCGACGTCGACATCAGCCCCATGTTCCAGACCCCTGAAGAGGCGGCCAAGATGGCCATTGAAAACGACGTCCACGTGGTGGGAGCCTCCAGCCTGGCCGCCGGCCACAAGGCCCTGGTGCCGGCCCTCATCGAGGAGCTCAAAAAGGCGGGCGGCGAGGAGATCATGGTCATCGCGGGCGGGGTCATCCCCCCGGGCGACTATGACTTCCTTTACAACGCCGGCGTCAAGGCCGTCTTCGGCCCCGGCACCCCCATCACCGACTCGGCAAACAAAGTGCTGACAATGCTCGAAGAAAAGTATATGAAGTGA
- the mce gene encoding methylmalonyl-CoA epimerase has product MKILKIDHLGIAVNSIDDGKNFWSEVLGLKFEGAETVAEQKVTTAFFPVGESEVELLESTSPDGPVAKFIEKKGQGFQHVAFRVENIEEALAELKEKGIQLIDQKPRIGAGGAKIAFLHPKATGGVLVELCQRD; this is encoded by the coding sequence ATGAAGATACTCAAAATCGATCACCTGGGCATCGCCGTCAACAGCATCGACGACGGCAAAAATTTCTGGTCGGAGGTTCTCGGGCTGAAATTCGAGGGCGCCGAGACGGTGGCGGAACAGAAGGTTACCACGGCCTTCTTCCCGGTGGGCGAGAGCGAGGTGGAGCTTCTGGAGTCGACGTCTCCGGACGGCCCCGTGGCCAAGTTCATCGAAAAGAAGGGGCAGGGCTTTCAGCATGTGGCCTTTCGCGTGGAAAACATCGAGGAGGCCCTTGCGGAGTTGAAGGAAAAAGGCATTCAGCTGATCGACCAGAAGCCGAGAATCGGCGCCGGCGGGGCGAAGATCGCCTTTCTGCATCCCAAGGCCACCGGCGGCGTGCTGGTGGAGCTGTGCCAGAGAGACTAA
- the meaB gene encoding methylmalonyl Co-A mutase-associated GTPase MeaB: MFKDPEYYVQGVLDRNRLMLARTITLVESTLPAHQELARAVIDRLLPHTGNAVRLGITGVPGAGKSTFIESFGTRLTDKGHRVAVLAVDPSSTRSGGSILGDKTRMEKLAVNDNAFIRPSPSGGTLGGVARKTRETMLVCEAAGFDVVIIETVGVGQSETTVASMVDFFLVLMIAGAGDELQGIKKGVLEVADAIAINKADGDNVMRAEMARKEYQAALHLLMPGSPNWSPPVLTCSALTLDGVDKIWETVLDHRDKLTRSGELAALRKKQALDWMAFLLDEGLRGWFFGDPEVKAALPRLRKDVENGILSPTAAAAELLGRLK, from the coding sequence ATGTTCAAAGATCCCGAATACTACGTCCAGGGCGTGCTGGACCGGAACCGATTGATGCTGGCCCGGACCATCACCCTCGTCGAAAGCACCCTGCCGGCCCACCAGGAACTGGCCCGGGCCGTCATCGACCGGCTCCTGCCCCACACCGGAAACGCCGTCCGGCTCGGCATCACCGGGGTGCCCGGGGCCGGCAAGAGCACCTTCATCGAAAGCTTCGGCACCCGCCTAACCGACAAGGGCCACCGGGTGGCGGTGCTGGCGGTCGACCCCAGCAGCACCCGCAGCGGCGGGAGCATCCTGGGGGACAAGACCCGAATGGAGAAGCTCGCCGTCAACGACAACGCCTTCATCCGCCCCTCCCCCTCGGGCGGGACCCTGGGCGGCGTGGCCCGCAAGACCCGGGAGACCATGCTCGTATGCGAAGCCGCCGGGTTCGACGTGGTCATCATCGAAACCGTGGGCGTCGGCCAGTCGGAGACCACCGTCGCCTCCATGGTCGATTTCTTCCTGGTGCTGATGATCGCGGGCGCCGGCGACGAGCTCCAGGGCATCAAGAAGGGGGTCCTGGAGGTGGCCGACGCCATCGCCATCAACAAGGCGGACGGCGACAACGTCATGCGCGCGGAGATGGCCCGGAAGGAATACCAGGCCGCCCTGCACCTGCTGATGCCCGGCAGCCCCAACTGGTCTCCCCCCGTCCTCACCTGCAGCGCCCTGACCCTGGACGGCGTGGACAAGATCTGGGAGACCGTCCTGGACCACCGGGACAAGCTGACCCGGAGCGGCGAGCTGGCGGCCCTCCGGAAAAAGCAGGCCCTGGACTGGATGGCCTTCCTCTTGGACGAGGGTCTCCGGGGATGGTTCTTCGGCGACCCCGAGGTCAAGGCCGCCCTGCCGCGCTTGCGAAAGGACGTGGAGAACGGCATCCTCTCCCCCACCGCAGCCGCCGCGGAACTGCTCGGGCGGTTGAAATGA